The segment AAGCGCTGAGTAGGGACCCAAGTAGCCCCCTGTGTCTGTCCAGGCACTGGGTGGCCCTTTCTGCCGGCCTCGCCCCCCATGGGAGAGCGCGGCGGCCACAAGGCTGAGTGCACTCACCCACTTTGAAGTTGGTCGTCTCCAGTGTCGGGCAGGTGAACAGCCGGGGGAAGACCATGTAtatggggacagagaggccccgACAAACATCCCCATCAGCGATCTGGATATTCTGAATCTCCGTGGCATCGCGGGCATATCCTTCTGCACACCCTAGAGAGAAAGCATCACAGGGTCAGAAAACAGCGACCATCCAAACAAGCCCCTTTCGACTCCACGAGCATCTGCTCCGCACACTTACCTGCTTCTCCCACCTGCTCTACAGGACTCTTGGACGGCCCGGTCCCTTCCCTCCATATTTCACTTTCTCAAATACACATGCATGAGCATCGAGAGGTGTGCCCTGACTTTCACCACGCCGTGGGGGACCCTTACCACAGGTCTCCACACGGACCAGCTGCAGCTCTATGCTTTTGATGGCGGCCTCTGAGCTCTCGACCACCAGCTCCCCCGTCAGTGGCTGCGTGATGACACAGTTGGTTGAGTTGAGATGTCCTCTGATGAGAAATTTGGGAAGCAAGGCTCtctaaaacagaacagaaatggaCATTAGGCAGCAGGGGAAATTAGTCAAATACCACTCTGgtacaaaggaaaactgagaacAAATTGGATAACTTTTATAAAACCCACTGGGACCCTGTTGGACCAAATGGGGAAAAGCTACAACAGAACCTACTTCTGTCAACTTAATGAACAGCCTCAACTGTCAACTATCAACAACTGTCTCCAGACAAAACTTCTGCCAGAAGGTATTTATTCTCAGTTCTGTTGTTATAAACTTGCAAGTGTCTATGTATGTTCTGACATCTGAGGGTAACTATTAGGAAAATAGAAATAGGACattagaggaaaaaaggaacaaacaaggtaatagagaaaaaaacaaccCTCACAACCGTAATCAATCAGACTAAAGACaggagaagaagaaaagcaaagtatACCAGAGAACAGGGcataataaaaggaataaaacatcCAACAGTGATTGTTAATTAACAATAAAACACTGTGactattaattaaaaaagaatgggTTAAATTCTTCTATTAAGAAACATTGTAGTTTAAAAAACCCACTTATAAGAGACACTTGCAATGAAATTGTTTCAGCTCAGTACCTCTTCCTTACCATGTCTGTGACCTATTTTTGTATAATTTAGATTCCTTAGAAATAAGTAATATAA is part of the Manis pentadactyla isolate mManPen7 chromosome 1, mManPen7.hap1, whole genome shotgun sequence genome and harbors:
- the VPS26C gene encoding vacuolar protein sorting-associated protein 26C isoform X3, encoding MGTSLDIKIKRANKVYHAGPQKGGKLTPSPVDFTITPETLQNVKERALLPKFLIRGHLNSTNCVITQPLTGELVVESSEAAIKSIELQLVRVETCGCAEGYARDATEIQNIQIADGDVCRGLSVPIYMVFPRLFTCPTLETTNFKVEFEVNIVVLLHADHLITENFPLRLCRM